One genomic window of Magnetococcales bacterium includes the following:
- a CDS encoding NTP transferase domain-containing protein: protein MQDSHCLKDVTVAVLAGGLGTRVQGILHQTPKLLAPLAGRPFLDYLLEWVTVFGAQRLVLCLGHRAVAIQDYLACHPPTDSLELFSVIEPQPLGTAGALRFAMPLLQDRRILLINGDTFVGADLCQFHAAHLTMGMMATLLCTRVPDVSRYGSVDIGTDHRIRRFLEKDPNHHGPGTIYAGLILMEPSMLRHIAGHTGASLEQNILNSLPSGSLAAMVGAYPFIDFGTPDSFEQAQIFFGNWSTYLS from the coding sequence GTGCAAGACAGTCATTGTCTGAAAGATGTCACGGTGGCGGTTCTGGCGGGTGGTTTGGGAACCCGTGTCCAGGGCATTCTGCACCAGACGCCAAAATTGTTGGCACCGTTGGCCGGTCGTCCTTTTCTGGACTATCTCCTGGAGTGGGTGACGGTTTTCGGTGCCCAACGTCTGGTGCTGTGTCTGGGTCATCGTGCGGTGGCCATTCAGGATTATCTGGCCTGCCATCCTCCGACGGATTCCCTTGAGCTGTTCTCGGTCATTGAACCCCAACCATTGGGTACGGCGGGTGCCCTGCGTTTTGCCATGCCCCTGTTGCAAGACCGCCGCATTCTACTTATTAATGGCGATACTTTTGTTGGGGCGGATCTTTGTCAATTTCATGCAGCGCATCTGACCATGGGAATGATGGCGACTTTGCTTTGCACCCGGGTGCCGGATGTCAGCCGTTATGGATCCGTGGATATCGGCACCGACCACCGGATCCGGCGTTTTCTGGAAAAAGACCCGAACCATCATGGCCCTGGGACCATCTATGCCGGTCTTATTCTCATGGAACCGAGCATGCTGCGCCATATTGCCGGCCATACCGGTGCATCATTGGAGCAAAATATCTTGAATTCACTGCCATCCGGCTCTCTGGCGGCGATGGTGGGTGCCTATCCTTTCATTGATTTTGGCACTCCAGACAGTTTTGAACAGGCGCAAATATTTTTCGGCAACTGGTCAACGTATCTGTCATGA
- a CDS encoding SDR family oxidoreductase — protein sequence MTEKYSILVTGGAGYLGSILVPELLAAGHKVTVLDSFIFQQNSLSRVCIHPDFNVVRGDCRDKRLMAELVKKADVVIPLAALVGAPLCSRDEVGTVSINRDAIIMLCNLLSLQQRVLMPVSNSGYGIGEAGKHCDEQSPLRPISLYGRVKVEAEEVMMEHPNAISFRLATVFGMSPRMRIDLLVNDFVYRAVHDRALVLFESHFKRNYIHVRDVTRVFLHGLDNFQTLKGQVYNVGLSDANLSKHELCVRIQKHLPNFVFMEAPIGEDPDKRDYIVSNAKIEATGFMPAFSLDVGIQELIKGYTILRNTRYTNV from the coding sequence ATGACCGAAAAATATTCCATTCTGGTGACGGGCGGTGCCGGTTATCTGGGTTCCATCCTGGTTCCGGAACTGTTGGCCGCCGGTCACAAGGTAACGGTTCTGGACAGTTTCATTTTTCAGCAAAACTCCTTGTCGCGTGTCTGTATCCATCCCGATTTCAACGTGGTGCGTGGGGATTGCCGCGACAAGCGCCTCATGGCCGAGCTGGTCAAAAAAGCGGATGTGGTGATTCCACTGGCGGCCCTGGTGGGTGCCCCGCTCTGCTCCCGGGACGAGGTTGGAACTGTCTCCATCAATCGCGATGCCATCATCATGTTGTGCAACCTGCTGAGCCTGCAACAACGGGTGCTGATGCCGGTCAGCAACTCCGGCTACGGTATCGGCGAGGCCGGCAAGCATTGTGATGAACAGTCTCCCCTGCGTCCCATCTCCCTGTATGGGCGCGTCAAGGTGGAGGCCGAAGAGGTCATGATGGAACATCCCAACGCCATCAGCTTCCGGTTGGCCACGGTGTTCGGCATGTCGCCCCGCATGCGGATCGACCTGCTCGTCAATGATTTTGTCTATCGGGCCGTGCATGATCGTGCCCTGGTGTTGTTCGAGTCGCATTTCAAACGCAATTACATTCATGTACGGGATGTGACCCGGGTCTTCCTGCATGGCCTGGACAACTTCCAGACCCTGAAAGGACAGGTTTACAATGTCGGTCTTTCCGACGCCAACCTGTCCAAACACGAACTGTGTGTGCGCATCCAGAAACACCTGCCCAATTTTGTTTTCATGGAAGCACCGATTGGCGAGGATCCTGACAAACGGGATTACATTGTTTCCAATGCTAAAATCGAGGCAACTGGATTCATGCCGGCCTTTTCTCTGGATGTGGGCATTCAGGAATTGATCAAAGGGTATACCATTTTGCGCAATACCCGCTATACCAATGTCTGA
- a CDS encoding dTDP-4-dehydrorhamnose 3,5-epimerase family protein, whose protein sequence is MSSSLRVEKTKLPGVLLIHPLTVFEDFRGHYVETYNREAYHQAGITVDFVQDDLSSSHQHVLRGIHGDAVTWKLISCPHGRFYLVVVDCDPASAHFGQWVSFTLSSVNRLQVLIPPMHGTAHLVLSEFSIFQYKQSTYYDRPGQFTYRWDDPRFGIYWPTANPILSERDSMLYK, encoded by the coding sequence ATGTCGTCATCGTTGCGTGTGGAAAAAACCAAACTTCCCGGGGTTTTGTTGATTCATCCGCTGACCGTCTTTGAAGATTTCCGGGGCCATTATGTGGAGACCTACAACCGCGAGGCCTATCATCAAGCCGGAATCACGGTGGATTTTGTCCAGGATGATCTCTCCTCATCCCATCAACATGTCTTGCGGGGCATTCATGGCGATGCCGTCACCTGGAAACTGATCTCCTGCCCCCATGGTCGTTTTTATCTGGTGGTGGTGGATTGTGATCCCGCCTCGGCCCATTTCGGGCAGTGGGTCTCGTTCACGTTGTCGAGTGTCAATCGGCTCCAGGTGTTGATTCCGCCCATGCATGGCACCGCGCATCTCGTTTTGAGTGAGTTTTCCATTTTCCAGTACAAGCAATCGACCTACTATGACCGACCCGGTCAATTTACCTATCGTTGGGATGATCCCCGGTTTGGCATCTATTGGCCCACAGCCAATCCCATTCTCTCCGAGCGGGATAGCATGTTGTATAAGTAA
- a CDS encoding transketolase, which translates to MTTTPVKTMRDSLIEGIYHRMRTDERIFFLSADMGAPILDHVRADFADRFINVGIAEQNMVNVATGLALEGFKVFAYAIAPFFLRAYEQIRIDLALMAQHRSLNVNLIGVGGGVSYDVSGPTHHCLEDLTVMRALPNLHLFSPCDWQGAADFLTYALEVPSPKYIRLDGKAFPAIYTKERPLPAREGFCELLPGERVCLVATGHMTRIALEIAARFPPGQVGVIDLFLLKPLLEQRLVQALSACHHVITMEEGFIDKGGVDALIRTLCQRHGGPQSITSFGFRDEYMSKFGSREYLYQLNGCDAQTIMDRVALCLAPG; encoded by the coding sequence ATGACCACCACGCCAGTCAAAACCATGCGGGATTCCCTGATTGAAGGCATCTATCACCGGATGCGAACGGATGAGCGCATCTTTTTTCTGTCGGCGGACATGGGTGCCCCGATCCTGGATCATGTCCGGGCCGACTTTGCCGACCGGTTCATCAACGTGGGCATTGCCGAACAAAACATGGTCAATGTGGCGACAGGTCTGGCCCTGGAGGGGTTCAAGGTGTTTGCCTATGCCATAGCCCCGTTTTTTTTGCGCGCTTATGAGCAGATTCGCATCGACCTGGCCTTGATGGCCCAGCATCGTTCGCTCAATGTCAACCTGATCGGGGTGGGTGGGGGCGTCAGTTATGACGTTTCCGGACCGACGCATCACTGTCTCGAAGATTTGACCGTCATGCGTGCCCTGCCCAACCTGCACCTGTTTTCGCCCTGCGACTGGCAGGGGGCCGCCGATTTTCTGACCTATGCCCTCGAAGTTCCCAGCCCCAAATACATCCGCCTGGATGGCAAGGCTTTTCCGGCCATCTATACCAAAGAGCGTCCCTTGCCGGCCCGGGAGGGATTTTGTGAATTGCTGCCCGGGGAGCGGGTTTGCCTCGTTGCCACCGGTCATATGACCCGGATTGCGCTGGAGATTGCCGCCCGATTTCCTCCCGGTCAGGTCGGCGTCATCGATTTGTTTCTGTTGAAGCCCCTCCTTGAACAGCGGCTGGTCCAGGCACTCTCTGCCTGCCACCATGTGATCACCATGGAAGAGGGCTTCATCGACAAGGGAGGGGTGGATGCCTTGATACGAACCCTCTGCCAGCGCCATGGTGGTCCCCAAAGCATCACCTCTTTCGGTTTTCGTGATGAATACATGTCAAAATTTGGCAGCCGGGAGTATCTTTATCAATTGAACGGGTGTGATGCCCAGACCATCATGGACCGGGTCGCCCTTTGTCTGGCACCGGGATGA
- a CDS encoding transketolase — protein MNDSLTDLIDKARWIRRETVRLHKLAPGTRLASSLSCVEILCALYYGGVVRHDPNRPDWPERDRVILSKGHGCISFYPVLADRGFIPHTELELIAKPESILGVIPEAIVPGIETTNGSLGHGLGVGSGMALALRKLGSDRHVFVLTGDGEMNSGAIWEAVMFAGFHRLGNLCMIIDDNQISMLGRQAEILGLAPFPDKLRMFGWQVEVVDGHDVGAIRDRLREMTGQPRTRPWALVAATVKGRGVPELEQDPLCHVRVFKTEEVDRILEALS, from the coding sequence ATGAATGACTCCCTGACCGACCTGATCGACAAAGCCCGCTGGATACGACGGGAAACCGTGCGTCTGCACAAACTGGCTCCGGGAACCCGTCTCGCTTCCTCCCTCTCCTGTGTGGAAATTCTCTGCGCCCTCTATTATGGAGGGGTGGTGCGGCATGATCCAAACCGACCCGATTGGCCGGAACGGGACCGGGTGATTTTGAGCAAGGGTCATGGTTGCATTTCGTTTTATCCGGTTCTTGCCGACCGGGGCTTCATTCCCCATACCGAGTTGGAGCTAATCGCCAAGCCGGAATCGATTCTCGGGGTGATTCCCGAGGCGATTGTGCCCGGAATCGAGACGACCAACGGTTCCCTGGGACACGGCCTGGGTGTCGGGAGCGGCATGGCTCTGGCCTTGCGCAAACTGGGTTCGGATCGCCACGTTTTTGTCCTGACCGGCGATGGCGAAATGAACTCCGGAGCCATCTGGGAAGCGGTCATGTTTGCCGGTTTTCACCGTCTGGGCAATCTGTGCATGATCATCGATGATAATCAGATCTCCATGCTGGGTCGCCAGGCAGAGATTCTGGGTCTGGCACCCTTTCCGGACAAACTGCGCATGTTCGGCTGGCAGGTCGAGGTCGTCGATGGACATGATGTGGGGGCCATTCGGGATCGTCTGCGGGAAATGACCGGTCAGCCGCGCACCCGACCCTGGGCACTGGTTGCGGCAACGGTCAAAGGTCGTGGTGTTCCGGAACTGGAACAGGATCCCTTGTGCCACGTCCGGGTTTTCAAGACAGAGGAAGTGGACCGCATTCTGGAGGCGCTGTCATGA
- a CDS encoding cobalamin-dependent protein (Presence of a B(12) (cobalamin)-binding domain implies dependence on cobalamin itself, in one of its several forms, or in some unusual lineages, dependence on a cobalamin-like analog.): MPEQVDVLLINPGDRKQIYQGLGDQISAIEPPVMAGLLANYLRRLGFRVAIYDTPALEVSAATAARAAVEEFRATLIVLPVYGYQPSASTQNMTSAGTIARLIKEASPQARILMTGTHPAALPERTMREESIDFVCSGEGPVTLRDTLQVLQNGLDDFSTVPSLWWRSGKQIIPPRTQAPLLQNLDMEMPGVAWDLLPMQNYRAHNWHCFGDIQNRKPYASLFTSLGCPFHCNFCCINAPFGKPSYRMWSPETVVREIGFLVEQHGVRNIKFVDEMFVLNKRHVRGICERLIERGYDLNIWAYARVDTVYDELLDLLRQAGFRWLCLGIESASEHVRDGADKSLTDQEIIKTVRRVQNAGIHVLGNYLFGLPEDTPARMQATLDLALELNTEFANLYSAMAYPGSHLYALAVEKKLALPERWHHYSQHAYETRPLANAHLTAAEILAFRDKAFQTYFTHPPYLELVRQKFGQETVEHLHRVTAIPLRRQLLEHP, translated from the coding sequence ATGCCGGAACAAGTAGATGTCCTGTTGATCAATCCTGGCGACCGGAAACAGATCTATCAAGGCCTTGGCGATCAGATCAGTGCCATAGAGCCACCGGTCATGGCCGGCTTGTTGGCCAATTATTTACGCCGCCTGGGTTTTCGGGTGGCCATCTACGACACCCCGGCTTTGGAGGTATCGGCAGCTACAGCAGCGCGGGCGGCGGTCGAGGAGTTTCGTGCGACCCTGATCGTGCTGCCGGTTTATGGCTATCAGCCTTCGGCCTCCACCCAAAATATGACCTCGGCAGGGACCATCGCCCGCCTGATCAAAGAGGCGTCACCCCAGGCACGGATTCTGATGACCGGTACCCACCCGGCGGCCCTGCCGGAACGGACCATGCGGGAAGAGAGTATTGATTTTGTCTGCTCCGGGGAGGGGCCGGTTACCCTGCGCGACACCTTGCAGGTTCTTCAGAACGGCCTGGACGATTTTTCGACGGTTCCCAGCCTTTGGTGGCGGTCTGGCAAACAGATCATTCCACCTCGTACCCAGGCTCCCCTGTTGCAAAATCTGGACATGGAAATGCCTGGAGTTGCCTGGGATTTGCTGCCCATGCAAAATTATCGTGCCCACAATTGGCACTGTTTTGGCGATATCCAGAACCGCAAGCCCTATGCTTCCCTGTTCACCTCTCTGGGGTGCCCTTTTCACTGCAATTTCTGCTGCATCAACGCCCCATTCGGCAAACCCTCCTACCGTATGTGGAGTCCAGAGACCGTGGTGCGGGAGATTGGCTTTCTGGTGGAACAGCATGGAGTCAGAAACATCAAGTTTGTGGACGAAATGTTTGTCCTCAACAAACGCCACGTGCGGGGTATTTGCGAGCGACTCATCGAGCGGGGCTACGATCTGAACATATGGGCCTATGCGCGGGTGGATACGGTTTATGATGAACTGCTCGATCTGTTGCGGCAGGCGGGATTCCGCTGGCTCTGTCTCGGCATTGAAAGTGCCAGCGAGCATGTGCGGGATGGTGCTGACAAGAGTCTTACGGATCAGGAGATTATCAAGACCGTCCGCCGTGTCCAGAATGCCGGTATCCATGTCCTGGGCAACTATCTGTTCGGTCTGCCCGAGGACACCCCGGCCCGGATGCAGGCCACACTCGATCTGGCCTTGGAATTGAACACCGAATTTGCCAATTTGTATTCGGCCATGGCCTATCCCGGATCGCATCTCTATGCGTTGGCCGTGGAAAAAAAACTGGCATTGCCGGAACGGTGGCATCACTATTCGCAACATGCCTACGAAACCCGTCCCCTGGCCAATGCGCATCTGACTGCGGCGGAAATTCTGGCGTTTCGGGACAAGGCGTTCCAGACCTACTTTACGCATCCTCCCTACCTGGAACTGGTGCGGCAAAAGTTTGGCCAGGAAACGGTCGAGCATCTGCACCGTGTCACGGCCATTCCCTTGCGCCGCCAATTGCTGGAACACCCATGA
- a CDS encoding glycosyltransferase family 2 protein, translating to MSLHEGAHSSLENRLFLSVVFSLRNEEDVLHELFSRLYNTLDSLDLRYELIFVNDDSTDRTLEILREHAARDERVKVINTSRRFGVIRCFLAGFRYARGDALVYMDADLQDPPELIRTLVEKWREGADVVHTTRTKRHGEHPVKMWLTRKAYQIINFVADIEIPVNTGNFKLLSRRVVEQILAIDEQDPFLRGLVIWVGFKQVYVQYERQARHSGTTHYPLLRSANPTRSFVTGVISFSSAPLYFALVMGLLVSVGSFFYLIFVIVTRMMFGWHQPGWPAIMVTMLFLGGTILFTIGVLGLYVGKIYNHIKGRPLVVIESTVNVEHPVHLEPRSRM from the coding sequence ATGAGCTTGCACGAAGGAGCGCATTCCTCTTTGGAAAATCGGCTGTTTTTGTCGGTGGTCTTTTCGCTGCGCAACGAAGAGGATGTATTGCACGAACTTTTTTCCAGACTTTACAATACCTTGGACTCTCTGGACTTACGCTATGAGCTGATTTTTGTCAATGATGATTCCACGGATCGCACCCTGGAAATTTTGCGCGAACATGCGGCTCGGGATGAACGGGTCAAGGTGATCAACACCTCGCGTCGTTTTGGGGTGATTCGTTGTTTTTTGGCTGGATTTCGCTATGCGCGGGGCGATGCCCTGGTTTACATGGATGCCGATCTGCAAGATCCACCGGAATTGATTCGTACCCTGGTGGAAAAGTGGCGCGAAGGAGCCGATGTCGTCCACACCACGCGCACCAAACGCCATGGCGAACATCCGGTAAAAATGTGGCTGACCCGCAAAGCCTACCAGATCATCAACTTTGTCGCCGATATCGAGATTCCTGTCAATACGGGCAATTTCAAGCTGCTGAGTCGGCGCGTCGTGGAACAGATTCTGGCCATCGATGAACAGGATCCATTCCTGCGTGGTCTGGTGATCTGGGTCGGTTTCAAGCAGGTTTATGTCCAGTACGAACGACAGGCCCGCCACTCGGGTACGACCCACTACCCTCTGTTGCGCAGCGCCAACCCGACACGTTCCTTCGTGACAGGTGTCATCTCTTTTTCATCGGCACCGCTCTATTTTGCCCTGGTCATGGGATTGCTGGTCTCCGTGGGGTCTTTTTTCTATCTGATTTTTGTGATCGTCACCCGCATGATGTTTGGATGGCATCAACCCGGTTGGCCAGCCATCATGGTGACCATGCTGTTTCTGGGTGGTACGATCCTTTTTACCATCGGTGTTCTGGGGCTGTATGTGGGAAAGATATACAATCATATCAAGGGTCGGCCTCTGGTCGTCATTGAAAGTACCGTGAACGTTGAACATCCCGTTCACCTGGAACCGCGTTCGAGAATGTGA